One region of Bombus affinis isolate iyBomAffi1 chromosome 5, iyBomAffi1.2, whole genome shotgun sequence genomic DNA includes:
- the LOC126916661 gene encoding F-box only protein 7-like isoform X3, which translates to MLKSILAEECTRTKLAPSLERILNDLDRESTHHDYIVALIIVLLAEAGFYLSSSYSDRPQCPKLLYIPKSWKSRDTGIYEMYFQLESVPDIECKLVVVPLGDTLILNFFPLMDGKTTYSISVQTLKYVNPYSSDLCGRYMNLKAISHRFKDQLSTPVRKDLFIKAGVMGPSLQTIPIELKFRILRLLDAYSITKMAQCCREFHDICSESQLWKDLLYRDFPGCYRTVSNGKDCYRFRNTEYYSLQ; encoded by the exons ATGTTGAAATCAATTTTAGCAGAAGAATGTACTCGTACCAAATTAGCACCATCGTTAGAAAGAATATTAAACGATTTAGACAGAGAATCCACGCATCACGATTATATTGTTGCTTTAATAATAGTATTGTTAGCAGAGGCTGGTTTTTATTTATCATCGTCATATAGTGACCGGCCACAATG TCCAAAACTACTCTATATACCAAAAAGTTGGAAATCGCGAGACACGGGAATATATGAAATGTATTTTCAACTAGAAAGCGTTCCTGATATAGAATGCAAACTAGTTGTAGTCCCTCTGGGAGACACATTGATTTTGAATTTTTTTCCCCTTATGGATGGAAAAACAACTTACAGTATAAGTGTACAGACTCTGAAGTATGTTAATCCTTACTCGAGTGATCTTTGTGGACGGTACATGAATCTTAAAGCAATATCTCACAG GTTTAAGGATCAATTGTCTACACCAGTGCGTAAAGATCTATTTATCAAAGCTGGTGTGATGGGTCCTAGTCTTCAAACTATTCCAATTGAGTTGAAGTTCAGAATTTTAAGACTGCTAGATGCCTATAGTATAACAAAGATGGCACAGTGTTGTAGAGAATTCCATGATATATGCTCAGAATCACAATTATGGAAGGATTTACTATATAGGGATTTTCCAGGATGTTATCGTACAGTGTCAAATGGCAAAGACTGCTATCGTTTTAG
- the LOC126916661 gene encoding F-box only protein 7-like isoform X2, with translation MLKSILAEECTRTKLAPSLERILNDLDRESTHHDYIVALIIVLLAEAGFYLSSSYSDRPQCPKLLYIPKSWKSRDTGIYEMYFQLESVPDIECKLVVVPLGDTLILNFFPLMDGKTTYSISVQTLKYVNPYSSDLCGRYMNLKAISHRFKDQLSTPVRKDLFIKAGVMGPSLQTIPIELKFRILRLLDAYSITKMAQCCREFHDICSESQLWKDLLYRDFPGCYRTVSNGKDCYRFRSHHEEVTTHTRPILDP, from the exons ATGTTGAAATCAATTTTAGCAGAAGAATGTACTCGTACCAAATTAGCACCATCGTTAGAAAGAATATTAAACGATTTAGACAGAGAATCCACGCATCACGATTATATTGTTGCTTTAATAATAGTATTGTTAGCAGAGGCTGGTTTTTATTTATCATCGTCATATAGTGACCGGCCACAATG TCCAAAACTACTCTATATACCAAAAAGTTGGAAATCGCGAGACACGGGAATATATGAAATGTATTTTCAACTAGAAAGCGTTCCTGATATAGAATGCAAACTAGTTGTAGTCCCTCTGGGAGACACATTGATTTTGAATTTTTTTCCCCTTATGGATGGAAAAACAACTTACAGTATAAGTGTACAGACTCTGAAGTATGTTAATCCTTACTCGAGTGATCTTTGTGGACGGTACATGAATCTTAAAGCAATATCTCACAG GTTTAAGGATCAATTGTCTACACCAGTGCGTAAAGATCTATTTATCAAAGCTGGTGTGATGGGTCCTAGTCTTCAAACTATTCCAATTGAGTTGAAGTTCAGAATTTTAAGACTGCTAGATGCCTATAGTATAACAAAGATGGCACAGTGTTGTAGAGAATTCCATGATATATGCTCAGAATCACAATTATGGAAGGATTTACTATATAGGGATTTTCCAGGATGTTATCGTACAGTGTCAAATGGCAAAGACTGCTATCGTTTTAG